One window from the genome of Candidatus Zixiibacteriota bacterium encodes:
- a CDS encoding UDP-2,3-diacylglucosamine diphosphatase → MAIYFFSDAHLGEADKEKERIKIEKIYAFLDLVRADGEKLYILGDLFDFWFEYKNAIPKEHLQVVFHLAGLVESGMEVHYISGNHDFWLGDFLSREVGIEIHRDQVETTEQGKRILLIHGDGISPSDKGYRVLKKILRNPVNIWLYQKLPVDWGIPLARYVAGKSRTYTSGRTLQFLKDYENYAAWQIKAGYDAVIVGHLHYPIRKEIEGGVYLNTGDFIENFSYGRMENGVISLEYI, encoded by the coding sequence ATGGCGATTTATTTTTTCTCCGATGCCCATCTGGGCGAGGCCGATAAGGAAAAAGAACGCATCAAGATCGAGAAAATCTATGCCTTTCTGGACCTGGTTCGGGCCGACGGCGAGAAACTGTATATCCTCGGAGATTTATTCGATTTCTGGTTCGAATATAAAAATGCCATCCCCAAGGAACATCTCCAGGTGGTTTTCCATCTGGCGGGACTGGTTGAATCGGGGATGGAGGTGCATTATATCAGCGGTAATCATGATTTCTGGCTGGGGGATTTTTTAAGCCGCGAGGTGGGGATCGAGATTCACCGCGACCAAGTCGAGACCACCGAACAGGGGAAAAGAATATTGCTGATTCACGGGGACGGGATCTCGCCCTCGGATAAGGGCTACCGGGTGCTGAAAAAAATCCTCCGTAATCCGGTCAATATCTGGCTGTATCAGAAATTGCCGGTGGACTGGGGAATTCCGCTGGCCCGGTATGTGGCGGGAAAATCGCGCACGTACACCTCGGGCAGAACCCTTCAATTTCTCAAAGATTACGAGAATTACGCCGCCTGGCAGATCAAGGCCGGGTACGACGCCGTTATTGTCGGGCATTTGCACTATCCCATTCGCAAGGAAATCGAGGGCGGGGTGTATCTGAATACCGGGGATTTTATCGAGAATTTTTCTTATGGCCGGATGGAGAACGGGGTTATCAGCCTGGAGTATATTTGA
- a CDS encoding pantoate--beta-alanine ligase → MQIVRSIGKMQKISRRLAAEGKRIGLVPTMGFLHEGHLSLIKRARKISDTVITSIFVNPAQFAPGEDLDKYPRDEKGDIAKIKEAGGDIVFIPKAADMYPDDFQTYVNVEKITGTLEGASRPGHFRGVTTIVSKLFNITRPDVAVFGQKDYQQAAVLKRMAADLDYPVKIVVAPTVRESDGLAMSSRNKYFTPKQRPDAVCLYASLQKARQTVRQSGSCRAAVLRRSMESIIKKICPTAEIDYIAFTDYETLDSVNPVRPGCIASLAVRVHGVRLIDNMKM, encoded by the coding sequence ATGCAAATAGTACGATCAATAGGAAAAATGCAAAAGATATCGCGCCGGCTGGCGGCGGAGGGGAAAAGAATCGGGCTGGTGCCGACCATGGGATTTCTCCATGAGGGGCATCTGTCGCTTATCAAAAGGGCGCGGAAGATATCGGATACCGTGATCACGAGCATCTTTGTCAATCCGGCCCAGTTCGCGCCAGGGGAAGATCTCGATAAATATCCGCGCGATGAAAAAGGCGATATTGCCAAAATAAAAGAGGCGGGAGGCGATATTGTCTTTATTCCGAAAGCCGCCGATATGTATCCCGATGATTTTCAAACCTATGTCAATGTCGAAAAAATAACGGGCACCCTCGAAGGCGCCTCGCGGCCGGGACATTTCCGGGGAGTGACGACCATCGTGAGCAAGTTATTTAACATCACCCGCCCGGATGTGGCCGTATTCGGTCAGAAAGATTATCAGCAGGCGGCGGTTTTGAAACGTATGGCCGCCGATCTGGATTATCCTGTCAAGATCGTGGTGGCGCCGACGGTTCGGGAAAGCGACGGGCTGGCGATGTCATCACGGAATAAATACTTCACCCCGAAGCAGAGGCCGGATGCGGTGTGTTTGTATGCCTCATTGCAAAAGGCCCGCCAGACGGTGAGGCAATCCGGTTCCTGCCGGGCGGCCGTTCTGAGACGGAGCATGGAAAGTATTATAAAGAAAATCTGCCCGACGGCGGAAATAGACTATATCGCTTTCACCGATTACGAAACGCTCGACTCCGTAAACCCGGTAAGACCGGGCTGTATTGCCAGCCTGGCGGTGAGGGTGCACGGGGTAAGGCTGATCGATAATATGAAAATGTAA
- a CDS encoding NTP transferase domain-containing protein, whose amino-acid sequence MKQALKIIIPVAGVGTRMRPHTFTAPKPLIPVAGKPILSHIIDPLAGLNPAEVVFVVGYLGGQIVDFIKTNYQFNATFVEQTDLLGLGFAIHLALRETSDSPCLIILGDTIARTDYKRFISKKGNIVGLKKVEDPRRFGVALVENEKVIALEEKPKNPRSDLALIGLYYFEDSAPLRTRLEKLIKLGKKTGGEIQLTDAMEFMIKDGIEFKPFEVDNWYDCGKRETLLNTNRALLSESSEVADYPGSVIVPPVYISPLAEIEDSIIGPNVSISEYARVSRSIIRESIISSRATIEDSLLEESVVGSLAVIRGTFQRLNIGNSSETGYF is encoded by the coding sequence ATGAAGCAAGCTCTTAAGATTATTATTCCGGTGGCCGGGGTCGGCACCCGGATGAGACCGCATACTTTCACCGCTCCCAAGCCATTAATCCCGGTGGCAGGAAAGCCGATATTATCTCATATAATCGATCCGCTGGCGGGATTGAATCCCGCCGAGGTTGTCTTCGTGGTCGGCTATTTAGGGGGGCAGATTGTTGATTTCATTAAAACCAACTATCAATTCAACGCCACTTTTGTCGAGCAAACCGATTTGCTCGGGCTCGGTTTTGCCATCCACCTGGCGCTTCGAGAAACATCGGACAGCCCGTGCCTGATAATTCTCGGCGACACCATCGCCCGGACCGATTATAAACGCTTTATATCGAAGAAGGGTAATATTGTGGGGCTTAAGAAGGTCGAGGATCCGCGCCGATTCGGAGTGGCCCTGGTGGAGAACGAGAAAGTTATCGCTCTTGAGGAAAAACCGAAAAATCCCCGTTCGGATCTGGCTTTGATAGGGCTGTATTATTTCGAGGATTCGGCGCCCCTTAGGACGCGGCTGGAAAAGTTGATCAAGCTGGGCAAGAAAACGGGCGGTGAGATTCAGTTGACCGATGCCATGGAATTTATGATTAAGGATGGAATCGAATTTAAGCCTTTTGAGGTGGATAACTGGTACGATTGCGGTAAAAGAGAAACGCTTCTGAATACTAACCGGGCATTGTTGTCGGAATCGAGTGAGGTGGCCGATTATCCCGGTTCGGTGATTGTTCCGCCGGTGTATATATCCCCGTTGGCCGAGATCGAGGATTCGATTATCGGGCCGAACGTTTCGATTTCCGAATATGCCCGGGTAAGCCGCTCGATTATCCGCGAATCCATTATTTCCAGCCGGGCCACAATCGAAGACAGTCTTCTTGAGGAGTCGGTAGTCGGCAGTCTTGCCGTGATCCGCGGCACCTTTCAGCGCCTGAATATCGGCAATTCTTCGGAAACAGGTTATTTTTAA
- a CDS encoding methionine adenosyltransferase, translating into MSGGNFLFTSESVTEGHPDKICDQISDAILDGVLEQDKNGRVACESFVTIGLVIVGGEITTRAYVDIQRTIRDLIKEIGYTDPQFGFSYNSCAILNAIGSQSPDIAQGVNRGGAGDQGLMSGYACRETEELMPMPIMLAHKLTKRLAEVRKRNILPYLGPDGKSQVTVEYRDGKPARVDALVISTQHSEHILDSTHMQITKTARDEIIDTVIKPIIPGNMLDKNTKYYINPTGKFVIGGPQSDTGMTGRKIIVDTYGGMASHGGGAFSGKDPTKVDRSASYMARYIAKNVVGSGLADKCTIQLAYAIGVAEPVSMMVFTDRSNKIDEDRIVELIKKNFELTPRGIIESLDLLRPIYTRASAYGHFGWDYPEFTWEKLDKVKDLQKDV; encoded by the coding sequence ATGTCTGGGGGTAATTTTTTATTTACGTCCGAATCAGTCACGGAAGGACATCCGGATAAAATATGCGACCAGATTTCGGATGCCATTCTGGACGGGGTTCTGGAACAGGATAAAAACGGCCGGGTAGCCTGCGAGAGTTTCGTAACGATTGGCCTGGTCATTGTCGGTGGCGAAATCACCACCAGGGCGTATGTCGATATACAGCGAACGATACGCGATCTGATTAAGGAAATCGGCTATACCGATCCGCAATTCGGATTTTCATATAATTCCTGCGCCATATTGAATGCTATCGGGTCCCAGTCTCCGGATATTGCCCAGGGTGTCAATCGGGGCGGCGCCGGGGATCAGGGATTAATGTCCGGGTATGCCTGCCGCGAGACGGAGGAATTGATGCCGATGCCGATTATGCTGGCTCACAAACTGACCAAGCGGCTGGCCGAGGTGAGGAAACGGAATATCCTGCCGTATCTCGGCCCGGACGGCAAATCGCAGGTAACCGTCGAATACCGCGACGGCAAACCGGCCAGAGTGGATGCGCTGGTAATTTCCACGCAGCATAGCGAGCACATTCTTGACAGTACACATATGCAAATAACCAAAACGGCCCGGGATGAAATTATCGACACCGTGATCAAACCCATTATTCCGGGAAATATGCTGGATAAAAATACCAAGTACTATATCAATCCGACCGGGAAATTCGTGATCGGCGGACCGCAATCGGATACGGGTATGACCGGGCGGAAAATCATTGTCGATACATACGGCGGTATGGCCTCGCACGGCGGCGGGGCTTTTTCAGGGAAAGACCCGACCAAGGTAGATCGCTCGGCCTCATATATGGCTCGCTATATCGCCAAGAACGTGGTCGGATCCGGTCTGGCGGACAAATGCACTATCCAGCTTGCCTACGCCATCGGAGTGGCGGAACCCGTATCGATGATGGTTTTCACGGATCGGTCGAACAAAATCGATGAAGACCGGATTGTGGAATTGATAAAGAAAAATTTCGAATTGACTCCGCGGGGCATAATCGAGTCGCTTGATCTGCTTCGCCCGATCTATACCAGGGCCTCGGCCTACGGGCATTTCGGCTGGGATTATCCCGAATTCACCTGGGAAAAATTGGATAAAGTCAAGGACCTGCAGAAGGATGTATGA
- a CDS encoding adenosylhomocysteinase, with protein MSKLKYDISDPKLAGKGKLRIEWAERNMPVLRLIRERFKKEKPLKGINLACCLHVTTETANLMITLKAGGATAALCASNPLSTQDEVAASLVKDHGISIFARFGEDKKTYYRHINQTLDIKPHVTMDDGADLVSTLHSSRRELLNGIIGGTEETTTGVIRLKAMAQDSALMYPIIAVNDSKTKHFFDNRYGTGQSTIDGILRATNALIAGSTVVVAGYGWCGRGLATRAKGMGANVIVTEVDSTKAIEAAMDGFMVMPMAEAARKGDIFVTLTGDINVIRMEHFNKMKDGAIVCNSGHFNVELDLTSLDKNKKKKRLVRDFVEEYTLKNGRRIFILGEGRLINLAAAEGHPAMVMDMSFANQALGVEYLVGRAGSMKQAVYVVPEKIDNKIAELKLRSMGIRIDRLTPEQKKYLASWEMGT; from the coding sequence ATGTCAAAACTCAAATACGATATATCCGATCCGAAACTGGCGGGTAAAGGTAAATTACGAATCGAATGGGCCGAGCGGAATATGCCGGTTTTGAGGTTGATCCGTGAGCGGTTCAAAAAAGAAAAACCGCTGAAAGGAATAAACCTGGCCTGTTGCCTGCATGTTACGACGGAGACCGCCAACCTGATGATTACTCTCAAAGCCGGCGGTGCCACGGCGGCTCTTTGTGCCTCGAATCCGCTCTCGACCCAGGATGAGGTGGCGGCTTCGCTGGTCAAAGATCACGGAATTTCCATATTCGCCCGGTTCGGCGAGGATAAAAAGACCTATTACCGGCATATCAACCAGACTCTCGATATTAAACCGCATGTAACCATGGACGATGGGGCGGATCTGGTCTCGACTCTTCATTCCTCGCGCCGGGAACTTCTGAACGGAATTATCGGCGGGACCGAGGAAACGACCACGGGGGTAATCAGGTTGAAGGCGATGGCTCAGGATAGTGCCCTGATGTATCCGATCATTGCCGTCAACGATTCCAAGACCAAACATTTCTTCGATAATCGCTATGGTACCGGCCAATCCACGATCGATGGAATTCTCCGGGCCACCAATGCCCTGATCGCCGGTTCGACGGTGGTGGTGGCCGGGTACGGCTGGTGCGGCCGGGGACTGGCGACCCGAGCCAAGGGAATGGGAGCCAATGTCATTGTTACCGAGGTTGATTCGACCAAGGCTATCGAGGCGGCGATGGATGGATTTATGGTGATGCCGATGGCCGAGGCGGCCCGCAAAGGCGATATTTTTGTGACGCTCACCGGGGATATCAATGTTATCCGGATGGAGCATTTCAATAAAATGAAAGACGGAGCAATTGTCTGCAACTCGGGGCATTTCAATGTCGAGCTGGACCTGACCTCGCTGGATAAGAACAAAAAGAAGAAGCGTTTGGTTCGGGATTTCGTTGAGGAGTACACACTTAAAAACGGCCGGAGGATTTTTATCCTTGGAGAGGGACGGTTAATAAATTTGGCCGCGGCTGAGGGTCACCCGGCGATGGTGATGGATATGTCATTCGCCAACCAGGCTCTGGGTGTGGAATACCTGGTCGGCCGGGCGGGGTCGATGAAACAGGCAGTATATGTGGTCCCGGAAAAGATCGACAACAAAATCGCAGAACTGAAACTGAGATCGATGGGAATCAGGATCGACCGGCTTACGCCGGAACAGAAAAAGTATCTGGCCTCATGGGAAATGGGGACGTAA
- a CDS encoding SDR family oxidoreductase: protein MHDPGTALITGASSGIGATFARRLAGRGHDLILVARRRDKLESLARQLEDQYHITVEILIADFTRREDIENVADHIKNCRSLRVLINNAGFGISGHFLENDVGKHLDMLSVHVTAIVILTHAALPGLMARGGGDIINVSSVSAFLTGPGCVSYCATKAYVNSFTKSLHTEYKDKNIRLQALCPGFTYTEFHDRPEIKNFNRTDIPGWLWLTSEKVVDLSLKALARGKVIYITGWRYRIITELLCNRIIGPILIKLFKRI, encoded by the coding sequence ATGCACGATCCCGGCACCGCTCTCATCACCGGCGCCTCAAGCGGTATCGGCGCCACCTTCGCCCGCAGGTTGGCCGGGCGCGGCCATGATCTTATACTGGTCGCCCGACGCCGGGACAAACTGGAGAGTCTCGCCCGTCAACTGGAAGATCAATATCATATCACGGTGGAAATCCTGATCGCCGACTTTACTCGCCGCGAGGATATCGAAAACGTCGCCGACCATATCAAAAATTGCCGTTCCCTCCGAGTGCTTATCAATAATGCCGGTTTTGGTATCTCCGGCCATTTTCTCGAAAACGATGTCGGCAAACATCTGGATATGCTCTCGGTCCATGTAACCGCAATAGTTATATTGACGCATGCCGCCCTGCCCGGTTTGATGGCTCGCGGCGGCGGTGATATTATTAATGTTTCATCCGTCTCGGCTTTCCTGACCGGTCCCGGATGTGTTTCCTACTGCGCCACCAAGGCCTACGTCAACAGTTTCACCAAATCCCTTCATACGGAGTACAAAGATAAAAATATTCGCCTTCAGGCCCTCTGCCCCGGGTTCACTTATACCGAATTTCATGACCGCCCCGAAATAAAAAATTTCAACCGGACCGATATCCCCGGTTGGCTCTGGTTAACATCGGAAAAAGTCGTTGACCTGTCATTGAAGGCGCTGGCCAGGGGTAAAGTTATCTATATCACCGGATGGCGTTACAGAATTATCACCGAACTGCTCTGCAACCGCATCATCGGCCCGATCTTGATAAAACTTTTCAAACGGATATAA
- a CDS encoding LptF/LptG family permease has protein sequence MIKIIDRYLLKYFLISLILMTLAIGALIVIINMVEQLRDFIDHNVPLSEIFIYYFYFSGWILKSFLPVFVLLAALTSIGILARRNEILAMKASGLSLYRIAMPFLIFTFLLSLAHIYYNEEIFPEGNKRRIEIKEYNIKKRSDRTKKLIGPIQMQVNKSLFFTIKSYHIDRKIGNDVKIYQADKSRLAELISAKEIRFTEKNWMLYDGMKRVFTDSGGSFTTFDSLNAAFITYKPADFEVPTGNPEDLGYLELQQRINLKKQGGEPFTHELVDLKLKLSYPFSSFIVILICVPIASNPKRGGVAVSFAVGAGIALVYFVAFKITQSFGYNEKLHPDLAAWLINGIFLLIGMVIMARSRK, from the coding sequence ATGATAAAGATAATCGACCGTTACCTGCTCAAGTACTTCCTCATCTCGCTGATCCTGATGACCCTTGCGATCGGTGCTCTTATCGTAATCATCAACATGGTCGAGCAACTGCGGGATTTTATCGATCATAACGTTCCTTTGTCGGAAATATTCATTTATTATTTCTATTTTTCCGGCTGGATTCTGAAGTCCTTTCTACCGGTTTTTGTCCTTCTGGCGGCACTAACCTCAATCGGTATCCTGGCCCGGCGAAATGAAATCCTGGCCATGAAAGCCAGCGGCCTTTCGCTTTATCGGATCGCCATGCCTTTTTTAATTTTCACCTTCTTACTCAGCCTGGCTCATATCTACTACAACGAGGAGATATTCCCGGAGGGAAATAAACGCCGGATCGAAATCAAAGAATACAATATCAAGAAACGGAGTGACCGGACCAAAAAACTGATCGGCCCGATTCAGATGCAGGTCAATAAAAGCCTGTTTTTCACCATTAAATCCTACCATATCGACCGAAAAATCGGTAACGATGTTAAAATTTACCAGGCCGATAAAAGCCGGCTGGCCGAATTGATCTCCGCTAAAGAGATTCGCTTCACGGAAAAGAACTGGATGCTTTATGATGGTATGAAACGCGTCTTTACCGATTCCGGCGGTTCCTTTACTACATTCGATTCCCTCAACGCCGCCTTTATAACTTATAAGCCGGCCGATTTCGAGGTGCCGACCGGCAACCCGGAGGATCTGGGTTACCTCGAACTTCAGCAACGAATCAATCTTAAAAAACAGGGCGGCGAGCCTTTCACTCATGAACTGGTGGACCTGAAACTGAAATTGTCTTATCCCTTCTCATCCTTCATCGTCATCCTGATCTGCGTCCCCATCGCCTCCAACCCGAAACGAGGCGGAGTAGCGGTATCATTCGCCGTCGGTGCCGGTATTGCCCTGGTCTATTTCGTGGCCTTTAAAATTACCCAGTCCTTCGGTTATAATGAAAAACTCCATCCCGACCTGGCCGCCTGGCTGATAAATGGCATTTTCCTGTTGATCGGCATGGTCATCATGGCCCGCTCAAGAAAGTAA
- a CDS encoding LptF/LptG family permease, whose amino-acid sequence MKILNRYILREHIPPFIFAVIIITFLLILETIPKIIDMVIDKDISFLIVIELIFLNLAWILALAVPMAVLVSTLLTFGRLTSDSEIVAIKASGINLLRILIPLLVAAGVLTFGMIQFSDKILPELNHEARILTGAIRSMRPTLTFKPGVFITDISGYIILINKINHKTSEVEGVRITETRNPTKPRITVAKSGLMKFIDNGRTVQFTLFDGQVHMLDTKNPANYRMLEFQEHVINVEGVGSELRRSESNLRTDREMGIAAMQEVVDNSRKAIKPFYNKMENVIDNKLDFLLADSLVYPPDSTRTDSAALAFLKADMSNLYQKLQRDYKQIQEQQRLINKYKIEIYKKYSIPAASFAFILIGAPLAILARRGGLGITATISIIIFTFYWGFLIGGEDISDRGLISPFAAMWAANILTGALGLYLLIKVITEKPLFSFFRK is encoded by the coding sequence ATGAAGATACTGAACAGATACATCCTTCGGGAACATATTCCGCCGTTTATCTTTGCGGTGATTATTATCACCTTTCTTTTAATTCTGGAGACCATCCCCAAAATCATTGATATGGTGATTGATAAGGATATCTCCTTCCTGATAGTAATCGAGTTGATTTTTCTCAACCTGGCCTGGATTCTGGCTCTGGCGGTCCCTATGGCTGTCCTGGTCTCCACCCTCCTGACATTCGGACGGTTGACTTCGGATTCCGAGATAGTGGCCATTAAAGCCTCGGGTATCAACCTCCTGCGTATTTTAATCCCGCTTCTGGTGGCGGCCGGGGTGCTGACCTTCGGGATGATCCAGTTTTCCGATAAAATCCTGCCCGAATTGAATCATGAGGCGCGGATTCTGACCGGAGCCATACGCTCCATGCGTCCCACCCTGACTTTCAAACCGGGGGTGTTTATCACCGATATCAGCGGTTATATCATTCTTATCAATAAAATCAATCACAAAACTTCCGAAGTGGAAGGGGTCAGAATTACCGAAACCAGGAATCCGACCAAACCCCGGATTACCGTGGCCAAATCGGGATTGATGAAATTTATCGACAACGGCCGGACTGTTCAGTTTACTCTTTTTGACGGTCAGGTCCATATGCTTGATACCAAAAATCCGGCCAACTACCGGATGCTTGAATTCCAGGAGCATGTTATCAATGTCGAGGGGGTGGGATCGGAACTAAGGCGTTCGGAATCGAATCTGCGGACCGACCGGGAGATGGGTATTGCGGCCATGCAGGAAGTTGTTGATAATTCCCGCAAGGCGATTAAACCTTTTTACAATAAAATGGAAAATGTAATTGATAATAAACTCGATTTTCTTCTGGCCGACAGTCTGGTCTATCCTCCCGACTCCACCCGGACCGATTCGGCGGCCCTGGCCTTCCTGAAAGCCGATATGAGCAATCTCTATCAGAAACTCCAGCGCGATTACAAACAGATCCAGGAACAACAGCGGCTGATCAATAAGTACAAAATCGAAATCTACAAGAAATATTCGATCCCCGCGGCCTCCTTTGCCTTTATCCTGATCGGTGCCCCCCTGGCTATTCTCGCCCGACGCGGCGGGCTGGGAATCACGGCCACCATTTCCATTATCATTTTCACATTCTACTGGGGTTTTCTGATCGGTGGTGAGGATATCTCCGACCGCGGTTTAATCTCGCCGTTCGCGGCCATGTGGGCCGCCAATATCCTGACCGGGGCTCTGGGATTGTACCTTCTGATCAAGGTAATTACCGAAAAACCGCTCTTTTCATTTTTCAGGAAATAA
- a CDS encoding HD domain-containing protein: MIRDFVQNDVVTVFVTVRRKQIREYNGTTYISFEFGDASGRIAGIWWEPDQSAIEVLQEGEVVKVKGAVAEYKGKPQLKVIKLRKAEPEEYNLADLLPHSKFTLEELRGKILSLIERVENSFVRKLISAFFEDESFFTSYLKASAGKLWHHSFIGGLAEHSINVTEICLDMAGRYKFLDRDLLIFGGLFHDMGKIYQYRITSFIDYTDEGRLIGHINQADSLIAERASRIEAFPPELLMRLRHLILSHHGQVEFASPVVPQIPEAFVLYYADEIDSKMGAIDRIREKTGGTGWSEFVNLLNRHLYFSEEP; encoded by the coding sequence ATGATTCGTGATTTTGTCCAGAATGATGTGGTGACCGTTTTTGTAACGGTCCGCCGCAAACAGATCCGCGAATATAATGGCACCACGTATATTTCGTTTGAATTCGGCGATGCCTCAGGTCGTATTGCGGGAATCTGGTGGGAGCCGGATCAGTCGGCCATTGAAGTCCTGCAGGAGGGCGAGGTGGTCAAGGTCAAAGGGGCGGTGGCGGAATATAAAGGCAAGCCGCAGTTGAAGGTCATTAAACTGCGGAAAGCGGAACCGGAAGAATACAATTTGGCGGATCTGTTGCCGCATTCCAAATTTACCCTTGAGGAACTGCGGGGAAAGATATTATCCCTGATCGAGAGAGTGGAAAACAGCTTCGTTCGGAAGTTGATTTCGGCTTTTTTCGAGGATGAGTCGTTTTTCACATCGTATCTTAAGGCTTCGGCGGGGAAATTATGGCATCATTCATTTATCGGGGGGCTGGCCGAGCATTCGATCAACGTCACTGAGATCTGTCTGGATATGGCCGGCCGGTACAAATTTCTTGATCGGGACCTGCTGATATTCGGCGGGTTGTTCCATGATATGGGCAAAATTTACCAGTACCGGATAACTTCGTTTATCGACTATACCGATGAAGGACGCCTGATTGGCCATATCAACCAGGCCGACAGCCTGATCGCCGAACGAGCCTCGCGGATTGAGGCTTTTCCGCCCGAACTGCTGATGAGACTGCGCCATTTAATCTTGTCCCATCACGGCCAGGTGGAATTCGCCTCGCCGGTGGTTCCCCAGATTCCGGAAGCCTTTGTTTTGTATTACGCCGACGAAATCGATTCCAAGATGGGGGCAATTGACCGTATCCGCGAAAAAACCGGGGGCACCGGCTGGTCGGAATTCGTCAACCTGCTCAATCGACATCTTTATTTTTCGGAAGAGCCATAG
- a CDS encoding ATP-binding cassette domain-containing protein, with amino-acid sequence MSGCSEAVILEMREVSREIVHNGRKLKTVDAVTCRFNRGGIYNIVGPSGAGKSSLLRLLNRLDESTSGEIRFKEKPIQSYPPVELRRKVAMLFQTPYLFPGTILENLKYCRPDRGDFDFLDHLNRVSLKPEVAEKDAGDLSVGEKQRVALARSLMLEPEVILLDEPTSALDPTSSKKIEELILRLSRELSLTTITVTHSPEQALRLGGETLLLVGGRLIETGPTSEILTRPRTEMGQKYIDRELS; translated from the coding sequence ATGTCCGGATGCAGTGAGGCGGTAATTCTGGAGATGCGCGAGGTGTCGCGCGAGATAGTTCATAATGGACGGAAACTAAAAACGGTCGATGCGGTTACCTGCCGATTCAACCGGGGCGGAATTTATAATATTGTCGGTCCCTCGGGAGCAGGGAAATCATCCTTATTGCGTCTTCTAAATCGTCTCGATGAATCCACCTCGGGCGAAATTCGATTCAAAGAAAAACCGATCCAATCATATCCACCGGTTGAGTTGAGGCGCAAGGTGGCCATGCTGTTCCAAACTCCCTATCTGTTTCCCGGGACAATCCTTGAAAATCTCAAATATTGCCGTCCCGACCGCGGTGATTTTGATTTCTTGGATCATCTGAACCGGGTAAGTCTGAAACCGGAGGTGGCCGAAAAGGATGCGGGCGATCTTTCGGTTGGAGAAAAACAGCGGGTGGCGCTGGCCCGTTCACTGATGCTGGAACCGGAGGTGATTCTGCTGGATGAACCAACCTCGGCTCTCGACCCGACTTCATCGAAAAAGATCGAGGAACTTATTCTCAGGCTGTCGCGCGAATTGAGTCTGACCACGATTACGGTGACGCACAGCCCGGAGCAGGCCTTGCGGCTGGGGGGAGAGACTCTATTACTGGTGGGAGGGCGGTTGATTGAAACCGGACCGACAAGCGAGATTTTAACCCGGCCGCGGACGGAGATGGGCCAGAAGTATATCGACCGGGAGTTGTCATGA
- the fetB gene encoding iron export ABC transporter permease subunit FetB, with translation MIETGYLQILMAAVLVAVAFILTRIKTIPVEKEIMLGSVRAFVQLIAVGYALDFIFKTESIWLIILSVAVMMVVGAYTSGQRAEHFRGGFKIALVALSAGSIITLGLMLALRIITIEARYIIPLAGMIISNAMNASSVTFNRIGSDMKNNRLAIETALALGKSWQEASRRYYREAVKAGMISILNFMKTVGIVALPGAMTGMILAGASPLEAVILQLIVGYMLLSAVSISAVIAAELSIRKFFNAADQFVG, from the coding sequence ATGATCGAAACCGGATATCTGCAGATATTGATGGCGGCAGTACTGGTGGCGGTGGCTTTTATTCTGACCAGAATAAAAACCATCCCGGTCGAAAAAGAAATCATGCTCGGGTCAGTCCGGGCATTCGTGCAGTTGATTGCGGTCGGGTACGCTCTGGATTTTATTTTCAAAACGGAATCGATCTGGTTGATAATTCTTTCGGTAGCAGTCATGATGGTGGTCGGCGCCTATACCTCGGGCCAGCGAGCGGAACATTTCCGGGGAGGTTTCAAAATCGCCCTGGTGGCGCTATCGGCAGGATCCATAATCACTCTGGGGTTGATGCTGGCATTGAGGATTATTACTATCGAGGCTCGCTATATTATTCCCCTGGCCGGTATGATTATCTCTAATGCCATGAATGCCTCGTCGGTGACTTTTAACCGGATCGGGTCGGATATGAAAAACAATCGATTGGCGATTGAGACGGCTCTGGCTCTGGGTAAAAGTTGGCAGGAGGCCTCGCGGCGGTATTATCGTGAGGCGGTTAAGGCCGGGATGATCTCGATTCTAAATTTCATGAAAACGGTCGGGATTGTGGCTCTTCCGGGGGCCATGACCGGTATGATTCTGGCCGGGGCCTCACCGCTGGAGGCGGTGATTTTGCAGTTAATTGTCGGGTATATGTTGCTATCGGCGGTCTCGATTTCGGCGGTAATTGCGGCCGAGCTGTCGATCAGGAAATTTTTCAATGCCGCCGATCAATTTGTCGGATAA